A genomic region of Epinephelus moara isolate mb chromosome 23, YSFRI_EMoa_1.0, whole genome shotgun sequence contains the following coding sequences:
- the LOC126385220 gene encoding endosome/lysosome-associated apoptosis and autophagy regulator family member 2-like, producing the protein MREQVWASWFPRCLVLIITAHTAAVSAELRPCDETDYYYQYTECDSTGSRWRVAIPLNPGSCSDLPPPTRGTDCSFSCPAGKYLEMATQQCTPCAAGSYSLGSGLRFDQWDAIPAGFTSLASFLDPGPNGEDIQACNSSSWTPQGVYLESNRDECTVSLVYAVHLEKQGSVSFTYQYPDNNIFFEFYVQNEQCQEMAQTDDQKWIKVTNNGEWDTHTVSLKSGTNILYWRTTGILVGGKMVKPVLLKNIQIEGVAYTSECFPCRPGWFSSAPGSSSCQPCPSNTFSIKGASSCTPCPEHHYSHEGWAECKVRPPCSEKDYFQIHTACDSEGKTQVLYRWVEPKICVENITGAVELPATGQREPCPPCNPGYYNSNDSTCLPCPPGTHSDGTYVCTECPAGTEPVLGYEYKWWNVLPSNMKTSCFNVGNSKCDDMNGWEVAGDHIRSGAGSSDNDYLILSLHVPGFKVPASLSGMTGNEFGWITFVFETICSGDCELYFMMDVNRKTTTVVESWEGSKEKQSYSHSMTRNASVTYTWAFQRTNHALDVRRYVGDMVKLYSISVTNVLDGVASACRACALVPQNSQRAGSSCVPCPAGFYIDRDTNRCQECPPNTHLAGRHTYGQDACVACGPGSISNKEHSRCYSDCSFSHTENNRTLTFDLSPLSDVASLTIGPSFTSKGAKYLHLFNISLCGHEGKRAATCTDNVTDVSSKDEQSDPAQFVNSLDSFICQSTIIPADGRGFRMSISSQSISLADAFIGATVDSVLDGVNAKPDLFPENSKHVPDINFFYRSAQVTASCDQGRSSVITVRCNPEKSERGELSVPSSCPAGTCDGCTFHFLWESSSACPRCTEDDYHRIEGACKGGIQETLYVWNEPKLCTKGVSLPPRSSSPCEAIALWLKVGVGGGAFVAVLLISLTCYFWKKNKRLEYKYSRLVMSANKECELPAADSCALAEGEEPEDDVVYTQKPSLLKKLRAIANKHEGGDGCESVQLNSSKSDRWALG; encoded by the exons ATGCGGGAGCAGGTGTGGGCCTCCTGGTTCCCCCGCTGCCTGGTACTCATCATCACcgctcacacagcagctgtgTCCGCAGAGCTGCGGCCGTGCGATGAG ACAGACTACTACTACCAGTACACAGAGTGTGACAGCACTGGGTCACGATGGAGGGTCGCCATCCCTCTCAATCCAGGCTCCTGCTCAGACCTTCCACCTCCGACCAGAGGAACAGACTGCT CTTTCTCCTGTCCGGCTGGGAAGTATTTAGAGATGGCCACGCAGCAGTGCACACCATGTGCGGCCGGCTCCTACTCGCTGGGCAGTGGCCTCCGTTTTGACCAATGGGACGCGATCCCTGCAGGCTTCACCAGCCTGGCCAGCTTCTTGGACCCCGGGCCGAATGGAGAGGACATTCAGGCCTGTAACAG CTCATCATGGACGCCGCAGGGTGTGTATCTGGAGTCAAACCGTGACGAGTGTACAGTGTCTTTGGTTTACGCCGTCCATCTGGAGAAACAAGGCTCCGTTTCCTTTACCTACCAGTACCCTGACAACAACATCTTCTTTGAGTTCTAT GTCCAGAACGAGCAGTGTCAGGAAATGGCCCAGACTGATGACCAGAAGTGGATTAAAGTCACCAACAATGGAgaatgggacacacacaca gTGAGTCTGAAGTCCGGTACCAACATCTTGTATTGGAGAACCACAGGCATCCTGGTGGGAGGGAAGATGGTCAAACCTGTGCTGCTCAAGAACATCCAAATagaag GTGTAGCCTACACATCGGAGTGTTTCCCGTGCCGGCCCGGCTGGTTCAGCTCGGCCCCAGgctcctcctcctgtcagcCATGTCCCAGCAACACCTTCTCCATAAAGGGGGCTTCCTCCTGCACACCCTGCCCTGAGCACCACTACTCAC ACGAGGGCTGGGCAGAGTGTAAGGTGAGGCCGCCGTGTTCAGAGAAGGATTACTTCCAGATCCACACCGCCTGCGACAGCGAGGGGAAG ACGCAGGTGTTGTATCGTTGGGTGGAGCCAAAAATCTGTGTAGAGAACATCACGGGAGCCGTAGAGCTGCCTGCAACAGGGCAGAGAGAGCCTTGCCCTCCTTGCAACCCCGGCTACTACAACAGCAACGACTCCACCTGTCTGCCCTGCCCACCTGGAACCCACTCAGATGGCACCTACG TGTGCACAGAGTGCCCTGCAGGTACAGAGCCGGTGTTAGGTTACGAGTATAAGTGGTGGAACGTGCTGCCCTCCAACATGAAGACTTCCTGTTTCAATGTTGGCAACTCCAAATGTGACGACATGAATG GATGGGAGGTTGCAGGGGACCACATACGCAGCGGAGCAGGAAGTTCAGATAATGACTACCTCATCCTCAGCCTGCATGTGCCTGGCTTcaa GGTCCCCGCCTCACTTTCAGGGATGACTGGCAACGAGTTTGGCTGGATAACCTTTGTGTTTGAGACCATCTGCTCTGGTGACTGTGAGCTCTACTTCATGATG GATGTGAATAGGAAGACCACCACAGTGGTGGAGTCCTGGGAAGGCAGTAAGGAGAAACAGTCGTACTCGCACAGCATGACCAGGAACGCCTCTGTCACGTATACGTGGGCCTTCCAGAGGACTAACCATGCTCTGGAC GTGCGTCGGTATGTTGGTGACATGGTGAAGCTGTACTCCATCAGTGTGACGAACGTCCTGGACGGGGTGGCGTCAGCATGTCGGGCCTGCGCTCTGGTGCCCCAGAACTCCCAGCGGGCCGGCTCCTCCTGCGTCCCCTGCCCGGCTGGTTTTTACATCGACAGAGACACCAACCGGTGCCAGGAGTGTCCGCCCAATACTCACCTGGCAGGGCGCCACACCTACGGCCAGGACGCGTGTGTCGCCTGTGGACCTGGAAGTATCAGCAACAAG gAACACTCTCGTTGCTATAGCGACTGCTCCTTCTCCCACACGGAGAACAACCGcacgctgacctttgacctcagccCCCTGAGTGACGTGGCCTCGCTGACCATCGGGCCGAGTTTCACCTCGAAAGGCGCAAAGTACCTTCACCTGTTCAACATCAGCCTGTGTGGCCACGAG GGGAAGAGAGCCGCCACCTGCACAGACAACGTCACTGACGTGTCCAGCAAGGACGAGCAGAGCGACCCGGCTCAGTTTGTCAACTCACTGGACAGCTTCATCTGCCAGTCAACCATCATCCCAGCGGATGGGCGGGGCTTCAGGATGTCCATTTCCTCCCAGTCCATCAGCCTCGCAGATGCTTTCATCG GAGCAACAGTGGACTCCGTGTTGGATGGCGTGAACGCTAAACCGGATCTTTTTCCTGAGAACTCAAAGCACGTTCCAGACATCAACTTCTTCTACAG GTCAGCGCAGGTCACAGCTTCATGTGATCAGGGCCGCAGCTCAGTCATCACTGTGCGCTGTAACCCCGAGAAGTCTGAGCGAGGAGAGCTCTCTGTACCCAG ctcctGTCCCGCAGGAACATGCGATGGATGTACGTTTCACTTCCTGTGGGAGAGCTCCAGCGCCTGTCCACGCTGCACTGAGGACGACTACCACCGGATAGAGGGAGCGTGCAAAGGAGGCATCCAG GAGACTCTGTACGTGTGGAACGAGCCAAAGCTGTGCACCAAAGGTGTGTCGCTGCCTCCCAGGAGCTCGTCTCCGTGTGAGGCCATCGCTCTGTGGCTGAAGGTCGGGGTTGGTGGCGGAGCCTTTGTGGCCGTGCTGCTCATCTCTCTCACCTGCTATTTCTGGAAGAAAAATAAGAG GCTGGAGTACAAGTACTCTCGTCTGGTGATGTCTGCCAACAAGGAGTGCGAGCTGCCAGCTGCAGACAGCTGTGCTCTGGCTGAAGGGGAGGAGCCTGAAGATGACGTGGTCTACACCCAGAAACCCTCCCTGCTGAAGAAACTGCGGGCTATCGCTAACAAG CACGAGGGTGGAGACGGCTGCGAGTCTGTGCAGCTGAACTCCTCCAAGTCTGATCGATGGGCTCTGGGATAA